A window from Garra rufa chromosome 14, GarRuf1.0, whole genome shotgun sequence encodes these proteins:
- the LOC141285300 gene encoding sialic acid-binding Ig-like lectin 12, which translates to MAVTSPSIHQKLLQFQDYVLLFHTAVKTETEEIEWLEPDLTKNNCSIIIEEIKEDDKKYAFKIVGENSNNSKVKIIIQDEPAMKVPLLSEGQEANLTCSAPFPCPETPPKITWWIKTRGENKIDLTEYNITLTTTNSFHLSTLILTPTIDLHNATVGCDVSYGRKNISTNMTLKVMYVKPLLILGNGKVTEGDNLSLNCTVESHPPSSVPVWSFNGNTDRFMNQTSAEYLTITNVTKEHAGVYGCTSTYKNKTLNAFITINVTNKQTHRIKTSDSSYPRFCRIA; encoded by the exons ATGGCTGTAACATCACCTTCAATCCACCAGAAGTTACTGCAGTTCCAGGATTATGTGCTCTTATTTCAT ACAGCAGTCAAAACTGAAACAGAAGAGATTGAGTGGCTTGAACCTGATCTGACGAAAAACAACTGCAGCATCATCATCGAAGAAATAAAAGAAGATGACAAAAAATATGCCTTCAAAATTGTGGGGGAAAATTCAAATAACTCCAAAGTCAAAATCATCATCCAAG ATGAGCCTGCAATGAAGGTTCCTCTTCTCAGTGAAGGACAAGAAGCCAATCTGACATGTTCAGCTCCTTTTCCTTGTCCTGAAACTCCTCCTAAAATAACATGGTGGATCAAGACAAGAGGGGAAAACAAAATTGATCTAACAGAATACAACATCACTTTAACCACCACCAACAGCTTTCACCTCTCAACATTGATCTTAACTCCAACCATTGACCTGCACAATGCCACTGTAGGATGTGACGTGAGCTACGGAAGAAAAAACATCAGTACAAATATGACCCTCAAAGTCATGT ATGTAAAGCCTCTTCTAATTCTGGGTAATGGCAAAGTGACGGAAGGTGACAATCTCAGCCTGAACTGCACTGTTGAGAGTCACCCACCATCATCTGTTCCTGTATGGAGTTTCAATGGAAACACAGATAGATTTATGAACCAAACATCTGCAGAATATCTTACGATCACCAATGTGACAAAGGAGCATGCTGGGGTTTACGGCTGTACGAGTACATATAAGAACAAGACACTTAATGCATTCATCACTATCAATGTAACTA ATAAACAGACTCACAGAATCAAGACATCAGATTCATCATATCCTAG GTTCTGTCGCATTGCCTGA
- the chrna10a gene encoding neuronal acetylcholine receptor subunit alpha-10a codes for MSAKNVEYLTFFALCLMFVSVCWGANGIYAQKLLNDLFKNYTSALRPVEDTEDILNVTLQITLSQIIDMDERNQILTAYLWIRQVWIDKYLTWNKDNYDGLDTIRVPGSYVWRPDIVLYNSADDHFTGTMDTNVVIRHDGQIMWDAPVITKSSCKVDVSFFPFDAQQCRLTYGSWTYNGNQLDILNAMESADLADLVDNVEWEVLGMPAKKNIILYGCCADPYPDVTYTLKLKRRASFYVFNLLIPCVMISFLAPLGFYLPADSGEKVSLGVTVMLALTVFQLLVAEIMPPSENVPLIGKYYIATMTMITASTALTIFIMNIHHCGPEAKPVPNWAKTFILEYLARICFVYEVGENCMTPQPERPDPQPPKPADSNCNMNGQAGKDDFVFKFERGQDATSPKLPDDTEDMSQIMSPACSLGKHPTCHYGVWKEGVFMSMDCGDGVAEVGKAIGRGEDGCRDHEGGLKTQCKCEQQHLMRNIEYVANCYRDQRATARRTGEWKKVAKVLDRFFMWLFFIMVFFMSLLIMGKAI; via the exons ATGTCTGCCAAGAATGTGGAATATTTGACCTTTTTTGCCTTGTGCTTGATGTTTGTATCAG tTTGCTGGGGGGCCAATGGGATCTATGCCCAGAAACTGCtcaatgatttatttaaaaactatACAAGTGCGCTGAGGCCAGTGGAGGACACAGAAGACATCCTGAACGTCACACTACAGATCACCCTCTCCCAAATCATCGACATG GATGAGCGAAACCAGATTCTGACGGCGTATTTGTGGATACGGCAGGTGTGGATTGACAAGTATCTCACCTGGAATAAAGATAACTATGACGGGCTTGATACCATCCGTGTACCTGGTAGTTATGTGTGGAGACCTGATATAGTCTTATATAACAG CGCTGATGATCACTTTACCGGCACTATGGACACCAATGTTGTGATCCGTCATGATGGCCAGATCATGTGGGACGCTCCAGTCATCACTAAAAGCTCCTGTAAAGTTGATGTCTCGTTCTTTCCCTTTGATGCCCAGCAATGTCGTCTGACCTACGGGTCTTGGACCTACAATGGCAACCAGCTTGACATTCTGAACGCCATGGAGAGCGCAGATCTTGCAGACTTGGTTGACAACGTGGAATGGGAGGTGCTGGGAATGCCGGCCAAGAAGAACATCATTCTGTATGGCTGCTGTGCAGACCCTTATCCGGACGTGACGTATACTCTGAAACTGAAGAGAAGGGCCTCGTTTTATGTGTTTAACTTGCTTATTCCCTGTGTGATGATCTCTTTCTTGGCTCCGCTGGGGTTCTATCTACCTGCAGACTCAGGGGAGAAGGTGTCACTGGGAGTTACCGTGATGTTGGCGCTCACAGTGTTTCAGCTGTTGGTGGCTGAGATCATGCCTCCCTCGGAGAATGTACCTCTTATAG GAAAGTATTACATAGCCACGATGACCATGATCACTGCATCCACAGCCCTCACCATCTTTATTATGAACATACACCACTGTGGCCCTGAGGCCAAACCCGTCCCAAACTGGGCCAAGACATTCATCCTGGAATATCTGGCCAGGATTTGCTTCGTCTACGAAGTCGGCGAAAACTGCATGACCCCACAGCCAGAGAGACCAGACCCTCAACCACCAAAACCAGCCGACTCTAACTGCAACATGAACGGCCAAGCTGGGAAAGATGACTTTGTGTTCAAATTTGAGAGAGGGCAGGATGCCACGTCTCCAAAGCTACCAGATGACACAGAAGACATGTCTCAGATCATGAGTCCGGCGTGCTCATTGGGAAAACACCCCACCTGTCACTATGGCGTGTGGAAGGAAGGAGTGTTTATGAGCATGGATTGTGGCGATGGGGTGGCAGAAGTGGGAAAAGCCATAGGAAGAGGAGAGGATGGATGCAGAGATCATGAAGGTGGACTCAAAACGCAGTGCAAGTGTGAGCAACAGCATCTCATGAGGAATATCGAGTATGTCGCAAACTGTTACCGCGATCAGAGAGCGACGGCGAGAAGAACCGGAGAGTGGAAAAAGGTTGCAAAGGTTCTGGACCGATTCTTCATGTGGCTGTTTTTCATTATGGTTTTCTTCATGAGCCTGCTCATAATGGGGAAAGCCATATGA
- the rhoga gene encoding ras homolog family member Ga, which yields MQNIKCVVVGDGAVGKTCLLISFTTNAFPKEYIPTVFDNYSAQLAVESKVVSLNLWDTAGQEEYDRLRTLSYPQTNVFIICFCIASPSSYENVKLKWYPEVSEHCPNVPILLVGTKKDLRDDSEVLNKLKEKNLSLVSQQQGTALARQIQASKYMECSALNQEGVKEVFTEAVRAFLNPKSRERKKPKCVLL from the coding sequence ATGCAAAACATCAAATGTGTCGTGGTTGGAGACGGTGCCGTTGGGAAGACCTGCCTCCTGATTTCCTTCACCACCAACGCCTTTCCCAAAGAATACATTCCCACTGTGTTTGACAACTACAGCGCTCAGCTGGCTGTAGAATCTAAAGTCGTCAGTCTGAATCTATGGGACACCGCAGGACAGGAGGAGTATGACCGTCTACGGACCCTCTCATACCCACAGACCAATGTCTTTATCATCTGCTTCTGCATCGCCAGTCCCTCATCCTACGAGAACGTCAAGCTAAAGTGGTATCCTGAGGTGTCAGAACACTGTCCTAATGTACCCATCCTGCTGGTGGGGACTAAAAAGGATCTGAGAGATGATTCAGAGGTGTTGAATAAGCTCAAGGAGAAGAACCTGTCCCTGGTGTCCCAGCAACAGGGGACAGCGCTGGCGCGACAAATCCAGGCCAGCAAATACATGGAGTGTTCAGCGCTCAACCAGGAGGGGGTGAAGGAAGTGTTTACAGAAGCTGTTCGCGCTTTCCTCAACCCCAAATCACGAGAGCGCAAGAAACCAAAATGCGTGCTACTATAA